CTGAAGATGCCACAATAAGCCGATACAAACATGTTTTCTTTAAAAGTGTTCTACCTTGTTCTGGTATCACAAATTGCCCGTGCCTTACCATTGTGCAGTTTTGACGGGCAGCTTTGTGAGGATCTACCCAAGAACCTCAATGAAGGGGCGTTGAAGAAGATCATCAACTGGTATGAAGAGCAATCCGTTCAAAAACCTCTCAAATGTTCTGGTGAGCCTCTGGAGAGCCTTCCTTTTAATACTAGTTTGTCAACTCCCGTGCTCATTTCCCGGAAATGCAAAGAGTATGAGGAACCTATGTTGCACTCCTTCCGGGGAAAGATCGAGGATTTCAAGTATGAAGGAagcgggaaattcaagaagaattACACCCTCGACGACTCCTACGTCCATGACATATGTTTCAGTCGACACGCAGTCTTAAACACACTAGCTCATAACATGACTGGCACCTTTAAAGATGGACTTCCTCAGGGATTGTTCAAGATGGATGGAGAGGATGATAGCACCATCATTGGCTCGTTCCGCAAGGGTCACCTGCATTCTAGATTCAGGAGGTGGGACGGAAGTAAGACCTTACAAAAGCTTGGTTACTTCCTTAACCAGATGGTTCGAGGGATGTGCTGGGAACGCCATGGAGACACTTTGGTGTATAGTCTTTGCGAGAACACCAAGAAACTGAAGTGGAGGGATGAATTTAGGTATGCCCTGGCCATCGTGAACATGAGCTTGATCATTGTTGGCGAAAACCACCAAGATCTGGGATTCATTAGTAATGCTAGACCAGTGAAAGTGGACCAAGTGGAACTGAATGATTGCATCTTGACCCTCAAATGGACCAAGATCCCAGGCGAACCTTTCAATTATCATGTGAACAAGAATCAGTTAGACTACCAGAGGTCTTATACCGATTTCTGCACCCCGTCCACCGAATTCAATGAGGGTGGCGAGGCCGTGAGGTCCAGTTTACGAAGCTGGATCGGGCTATTTCAAGATTATGTTGTCGGAGACAACTTGTGGAGATTTGGTCCCAGTTCTGCTCCGCTCAATCCCAACGCCCCCAAGCTAGTTAGCGATCTTCAACATGAGGCAGGGACAAATTACACTGCCAAGTTTCAAGGAAAGGAGACACGACTTTCATTGGTTAAAGGGGCGGTTCAAGAAAACCACCAACCCGTGGGCATGCTTCGGTTCCACGTCCTCGACACTTTTGTGGACCCCATATTTTCCAATGCATCCTGGGTAGAGGTGGGATTTTCCATTTATGACGGCATTATAGGCAACATTGGCTTGGTTATCTTGAAGGACTCGAGGTACATGACAATGAGACTTAAGGACGGAGTCATCCATGGCCCTGTGAACCTGATTGGGAGAAAAGGTATTTTCCCTTACTCGGCAGAATATGGATCCGAGGCAGCTAATTTATTGAGCCGACAAGCCGACTTGGGAGGAATCTTCAATTACGAAAATGGATTTCCAGTGGGACAGGCTTGGCTAAATCTAATCGGTGGAGGCTTCTTTGTGGGGCGGCTCGACAAGCACCACAAGTTTACCGGCTCCAATATTAGCTTTGTCTATCCGGATTATGAAGCTGCCTACGTCGGTCAGTTTGATGACTTTGTAATGCAAGCAGCTCGAAAATCGAAAGTCATTGGAGAGAAGTGCAGTGAGCGTGGAATCAAGGAGCTCAAGTTTGCCGAGCCGTGGGGACCGGAATTACACTACAGTCCACCCACCAACGAGACTTTCACAAAGGGACCCCGAACATCCGACCCCTTCGAAGACATCACAGTAGAACTAGCTCAGTCCAAGATCCCTGGCAGTGGCCAAGGTGTATTTGCCTTGAGAGATATCAAGGCTGGCCAATTTGCTTGCCCCTACTCCGGCCTTTTTTACCGCAatgaggaagaaaagcaaGTTTACAACGCCATGTACCTCTTCAATACCTCGTTGTCCAAGGACGAAAGAAGATATGCCAAGAAGTATACCATCAATACGGCTCACAGCTCGGCCCGCATTGACATTCCAAAGCACTTGGACCAACCGGATTCGTGGCATCCAACCTTAGGGCCCAAAGTGAATACCGATTTCCCACGACGCCACATGAACTGCCAATATGGGGATTTTGACCATCCGGTTTATGGGTTAATTCAGGGTGTCCACGCCATTAAAGACATTCCTGCAGGGAGCGAATTGTTCACGGATTACGGATATGGCGCTGGTGCCGGGTTTCCCCATGACTTCCCATGGTATCACGCGGCCAAAAAGGAGTACTTGAAGGAGATGGAAATCTTGGACAAGAAAgctgaggaagaggagaagaagagactggaggaggaggggctgaagaagaagaagaaaaagagcaagaaggaCAAAAAACCGGtgccaaaagtaaaaaagtgaTGATAGTTAAATACTTAATTTTTAGTGAATACACGTGACTTAAatcacatgtttttttttttttacaaacaatcAACCTCTGTGTGAAGAAATTCAGTCTTTTGCAGggttggaatattttttgaagactagATTTTAATAAGAAGTCTTAACTGCATTTCATGTTCTTCACCTGTTTGGCTTGAGGAAAGTCTCTGAATTACTATACTCATGACTGCACCAAGAATGTTTATCGAGGTaatttggatttctttttgtaAGTTGGTCAAATTTAGGAGAACTCAAATAAAAATTTACATGCTTCTCCACGTttgatcttaaaaaaaaacacgataAAATGTTCCTCAGCCTTTGAGTTTCATAATATAAATCAAGACGGCTAAATGAAATCCATCATTTGTTGTTATCGCCATCCGTCTTTGGATGTTACGACCctcatttcaattgaacaacCAATGTAGGAACTTATTATATTTCGTCCCATTCAAGTATCAAGATCGACAGATCAGACAGAACTCTGAAAGTTCACGTTAAAGATCACAGAAACAGAAAGAATGATGAAATGCAAACTTGCACTCTCCTTCATCCAGCAGGAAACAGGATAAGTTATACATAATTTGATTTACAAAACGATTCCAGTATCATCACTGCCTTCATCCGACGGCAACGGTTGATCGGGGTTCTGAATGCGAGACAACGAAGGCACCTTCACTTTCCCCAATCTCCGCGATGGTTTTCTTCCCGACGAATGACGATTCCGACCAGACAAGTTGGACGTCGACGAGCTGGCTCGAGATCGCATCCTCGCCGAATTGGAACCATTGCCCAAGGGCACTAGGGCATGGTTTAGGTCGTTGTTGCCTTCGCGAATGTTCTGACAAACCAGGGCTGCCAAGTCGGTAAATGAATAAGATCCCGAATCCCTCCTCTTGATGGCAGCTTTGGCTCGGGCCCATTGGCTAGCATAAGCTGTTCCCGGCATCCAAGGGGGAGATAAGCCCATGGTTGGAGAGCTGGAGAGGCTCACAGATGGGTTCTGTTGTTGGTGAAGTATACCGGCCTTTCTCAAACCCGTGAAGAACGTTGTCCCGTGATGATAGCCCACTTCGCGAATCTCGTCAAAAGACGCAAACTGGAACAAAGAAGGAATGGATTGCAATACAAAATGTGGAAGGTGATCGGCCTTATGATTGTACTCACAGCGCTACTCGAGTATTTGTCGGTAGGAGGTTGTATATACTCGTagtttgaattgtttttcaacTCTTCCAGATTCTTGTAATGAGAGCAGAATGCAAGACGTATCTGAATATCTGACTGATTGGGGACCTTAACGGCCGACAGGAATGGGTTCAATTTTCTCCACAGAACCCACCATCCCGACAGAGAGTCACCGTAATTGGTCAAGTCCCTATCTTCCATTCCGATCACGTCTAAGGCCAGGATATATTTGCACCCTTGGTTGGCCATCACATCTCCGGGTACATTGTTCACATAACACCCGTCCATTAGTAGATGGCCATCCACCGGATCACACAGTGGAGGTAGAAGCCAAGCGTAGGACATGCTAGCTCGGCAATACTTCCAGAAGATTCCTTTGGTGTGGACCCTCTCCTGCGACAAAGTGATGTCCGTCGTACAGCAAAAGAAGGGTAACCAGAGATCTTCGATAGCTAACTCTGTGCCAAAAAGCTTATATAGGGTAGAATTGAAGTAGGCACCCGTGAAGAGAGAGGTAACGGGATAAGTGAGGTCCAAAGCAGGACCTACGATCTTTTGGCCTAAAATCAGGAACCACTCCCGGGCCTTCTGAGTGACCGTTGTGATGTTTCGATATTGGCACCACAAGCCCCCCACGAAGCATCCAATGGACACGCCGCCAACCTTATCTACAGGGATGTTTGCCTCGCGAATAGCTTTGATCATCCCCACGTGGGACGCCCCTTTGGCCCCACCGCCCCCGAGAACCAGTCCCACTGAAGTACCCGTTATGTGTCGCGCAAGTCGACTAAAATCTGAATGAATATCGGGCGCCTGGTTTTGAACATGGCGCGAGTAGTGATCCACTAATCGAGCCTCGGATTTCCGAAAGAACAGACGTTTGGGCGCCTTCATATGGAAATGAGCCGAAATCCAAGGACGCTTCTTGAGCCAATCTCGAGTGTTGCGCGGGAAGACGGTCGTATCCGGATGAATCAGGATGAGCTCCTTCCGGATGCGTTTGGCGGACTTCTCGAGCTCACGCTCAAAAGTGGACACACCGGGACTATCTTCCCCCAGAGCAAAGTCTAGGATCAAATCAGCTTGACGAATGCAACGTTTCGTCCAAGGGGTCATCTCAGTATCACATTGGTAAATCACCACCTTGTGTCGGTGCTCTTGCTGAGCTAACCAGGCATTGAGTCGAAAGTCTTGACTGGATTCAAAGGCACTGGGTCCCAAGCGATGCAAAACCTTCTCCGACGTCAGTCGAGCAGTTGGTCCAACGACCGACAGAGAATGGACCATTTCCAAGGCGATGGCAGCTACTGGCACAGAATTTGTGGAAGGAAATAAGGCCACCGTGGTGTAGGAAGGCTCGAGAGTATCACTTTCAGCGGCTTGGTGCGAGAACCGATTGCTCGAATTATTCGACCATGAGCCGAGCAGCCGATGTCCCAAGAGGCTGATCATCCTGGAGACGACCACGGGAAACCGTTGCTTGAGTAAGTTCAGCAAACTTGAAGGCACTTTGCACAATTCGGAATCGCGGACAGCCACCACGGTTGTGAGGCGGTTGGTGGAGGTCACCACGTCCACCAGACCGACCATGTGTCCGATGGTGTACTCATCTACCATAGTTTTCTTGCCTCCCGAGGCCACAGACGCCATCACAGCTCTCAAACGCCCACTGAGCACGATGTAAGTACCGTCAGTGGGATCGTTTTGACGAAAAAGGGCCTTACCACTCTCAATATTAAGCCAATCAAGAGCAAAGTCCACTTGTCGAACCATGGGTGAAAGTCGGATGATGCATTGATGAGCCAAACTCAAAACCATTTCCGGAGTCTCGCACACAATCGTAAAGAAGGCTTCACGTGGGAGGATAGCAACGATCGAGCGTTCTCTTGATTTACAGCAATAAAAATTAGCCTCGCCGGTCAGCATGGCCAATTGACCCACACACTCGCCCTGTggatatcaaatatttttcaaatgcttatttttttcaagggaaaaCCGGCTGCTGTTCTTACCTTACTGGCTGTGTAGAGCACCAAATCCTGGTTTCCATCTTGATCCCCTCTTTGGGACATAATTAATGACCCAGACAAGATATACACAAGTGCGGCATCGTTGTGAGAGTCTTCGGTCATGATCACATGGCCAGCCTCAAGGGTTCGAATTTCAATCCTATCAgccaagtaaaaaaaaaaaacattcaacaaTCGAGCGCCGTGTTCCTTTGAAGTGTGCCGATTTCAAGGCTGTTTTCCCTACCTTTCTTTGAGAAACTCCTCTTGTTGGATATCGAGTTCTCCTTGGAAACCTCGCACTGCGAGATTCATGAGAACCTCGTAATCCATGTCGTCCACATGTCGAGGTCGCAAAATCATGATTCCTTCTTCACTTTCGTCGAAGGTGTCTGAATCAGCACTGATGTTATCTCGACTGTACTCTCGGATCAGCTCCGAGGTCAACCCCAGATATTGGTGTAAGGCCATGAAGGTCACGCGCTGAAGTCTGGCCATGGCAAGTTGAACCACTCGGATGAGCATTTCCGGGCTCTTATTGAACACCTCTTGAAAGGCTTCGGCCGGCAATTTTAGGATGACGGAGTCTGACACAGCTTTGCAACACACAGTCTTGTAAAACCCGGGATGCCCGGTGAGCACGTCTATAAAACTTAACAGCGATGACACAGTTTCCCCGGGTGAGACGATTTTAATAGTGGTGGTACGATTTTCATGGTCCACCAGATGCATGTTCATTCGACCCGATTGGACCACGTGGATAAAAATGTCCGGATCTCCCACACGAAAGAGATATTGACCGGCAGGAACATGAATGACCTCGATACTTTTGCAAAGGTCGAGGAACATGGATTTGTCAAAATGACTGAACATATGGAAGCCATCCAGGAGGTTGTTGAGCTCCTCCGAGATCCACTGATCGCCATGTTCAGAGATATCTTCCTCTTCCAAGTATTCTTCGGCCGGACCAATACCGAGACCACTACCCGCGTCAGAAGAGCATTCGTGGTCAGAATCTTGACTGTAAATTAACAAAAGTCATTAACGTAGTATCTTTAATGGGTTCCACGTCAGGATCCTCTTCTAAGAGTAATTCAGCAGTTAAATAAACATCGAAATGTACTCATTTG
This Tigriopus californicus strain San Diego chromosome 7, Tcal_SD_v2.1, whole genome shotgun sequence DNA region includes the following protein-coding sequences:
- the LOC131883385 gene encoding uncharacterized protein LOC131883385, encoding MFSLKVFYLVLVSQIARALPLCSFDGQLCEDLPKNLNEGALKKIINWYEEQSVQKPLKCSGEPLESLPFNTSLSTPVLISRKCKEYEEPMLHSFRGKIEDFKYEGSGKFKKNYTLDDSYVHDICFSRHAVLNTLAHNMTGTFKDGLPQGLFKMDGEDDSTIIGSFRKGHLHSRFRRWDGSKTLQKLGYFLNQMVRGMCWERHGDTLVYSLCENTKKLKWRDEFRYALAIVNMSLIIVGENHQDLGFISNARPVKVDQVELNDCILTLKWTKIPGEPFNYHVNKNQLDYQRSYTDFCTPSTEFNEGGEAVRSSLRSWIGLFQDYVVGDNLWRFGPSSAPLNPNAPKLVSDLQHEAGTNYTAKFQGKETRLSLVKGAVQENHQPVGMLRFHVLDTFVDPIFSNASWVEVGFSIYDGIIGNIGLVILKDSRYMTMRLKDGVIHGPVNLIGRKGIFPYSAEYGSEAANLLSRQADLGGIFNYENGFPVGQAWLNLIGGGFFVGRLDKHHKFTGSNISFVYPDYEAAYVGQFDDFVMQAARKSKVIGEKCSERGIKELKFAEPWGPELHYSPPTNETFTKGPRTSDPFEDITVELAQSKIPGSGQGVFALRDIKAGQFACPYSGLFYRNEEEKQVYNAMYLFNTSLSKDERRYAKKYTINTAHSSARIDIPKHLDQPDSWHPTLGPKVNTDFPRRHMNCQYGDFDHPVYGLIQGVHAIKDIPAGSELFTDYGYGAGAGFPHDFPWYHAAKKEYLKEMEILDKKAEEEEKKRLEEEGLKKKKKKSKKDKKPVPKVKK
- the LOC131883243 gene encoding neuropathy target esterase sws-like, with translation MAMRDWWVWLWSQDQSLEMVSQTSGDLSAIAGEVQEEVRLKEVVLTSLLALVLVGFVVLWVEYRRLQAKYHGRKISEVLSQGPKDVSGHLQEAMNEVADFVLPVRHQRFRKRDRVAFHGRKMIRRISNNVGNLAAISKDATERKQAIARLKRSFLNQDSDHECSSDAGSGLGIGPAEEYLEEEDISEHGDQWISEELNNLLDGFHMFSHFDKSMFLDLCKSIEVIHVPAGQYLFRVGDPDIFIHVVQSGRMNMHLVDHENRTTTIKIVSPGETVSSLLSFIDVLTGHPGFYKTVCCKAVSDSVILKLPAEAFQEVFNKSPEMLIRVVQLAMARLQRVTFMALHQYLGLTSELIREYSRDNISADSDTFDESEEGIMILRPRHVDDMDYEVLMNLAVRGFQGELDIQQEEFLKERIEIRTLEAGHVIMTEDSHNDAALVYILSGSLIMSQRGDQDGNQDLVLYTASKGECVGQLAMLTGEANFYCCKSRERSIVAILPREAFFTIVCETPEMVLSLAHQCIIRLSPMVRQVDFALDWLNIESGKALFRQNDPTDGTYIVLSGRLRAVMASVASGGKKTMVDEYTIGHMVGLVDVVTSTNRLTTVVAVRDSELCKVPSSLLNLLKQRFPVVVSRMISLLGHRLLGSWSNNSSNRFSHQAAESDTLEPSYTTVALFPSTNSVPVAAIALEMVHSLSVVGPTARLTSEKVLHRLGPSAFESSQDFRLNAWLAQQEHRHKVVIYQCDTEMTPWTKRCIRQADLILDFALGEDSPGVSTFERELEKSAKRIRKELILIHPDTTVFPRNTRDWLKKRPWISAHFHMKAPKRLFFRKSEARLVDHYSRHVQNQAPDIHSDFSRLARHITGTSVGLVLGGGGAKGASHVGMIKAIREANIPVDKVGGVSIGCFVGGLWCQYRNITTVTQKAREWFLILGQKIVGPALDLTYPVTSLFTGAYFNSTLYKLFGTELAIEDLWLPFFCCTTDITLSQERVHTKGIFWKYCRASMSYAWLLPPLCDPVDGHLLMDGCYVNNVPGDVMANQGCKYILALDVIGMEDRDLTNYGDSLSGWWVLWRKLNPFLSAVKVPNQSDIQIRLAFCSHYKNLEELKNNSNYEYIQPPTDKYSSSAFASFDEIREVGYHHGTTFFTGLRKAGILHQQQNPSVSLSSSPTMGLSPPWMPGTAYASQWARAKAAIKRRDSGSYSFTDLAALVCQNIREGNNDLNHALVPLGNGSNSARMRSRASSSTSNLSGRNRHSSGRKPSRRLGKVKVPSLSRIQNPDQPLPSDEGSDDTGIVL